TCTATACATTTCCTCCTTCCACTTTTCTCCCTCTTGCTACCTTTCTTTTTCCTGTCCCTCTATTCCCTTCATCTTCCCCCTTGCATTCCTCCCATCttaccccttccttcctttctttcttcttctcaccCACTTTCTGTCCTCCTTCCTCATTCCTTTAAATTTCTGGGAGGTAATATAGAGTAGCAGTCCAGACAAGGACTCTGGAACCAGATAGACTGGGTTGAAATTCTAACTCTGCTGCTTATTAGCTGCATTCATTTGGGCATATAATTTATCTTctatatgcctcagtttccttttctgaaaggaagttttccttttcctttctagaaagtttccttttcctttctagaTGGAGTTAAAATATCCTCTTGTCCTAAAAATAGGACAAAAGACTGTcaatgtgaagattaaatgactaTAAagcacctggcatatagtaagcactcagtgactagtagctattattattggttcagcttttatatttaaaagtagaTGTTACATTTATGTGGTACAAAATTCAAGAGAAACAAGTGTGTAACAGTGAAAAACTCTTTCCCATCTCTGTCTTCCAGACACCAGTTGCCCTCCCCAGAGATAATCAGTGTTACCACTTCCTTGTGTACCCTAGCAAAATTATACTATGCACATGTAAGCAATAGTATATAGTTACTGCATCCTTCTTTCCCACAAATGGTGGTGATAGGTAATAACACCCTGCActacttcatcctttttttttttttttttttttggcattcccTTTTGGCACttttttaattaagataaaattcacccttttaaggTATACAATTCGGTGCTTTATAGTATATTTGTAAGATTGTACaatcatcaccattatctaattccagaacatttttatcaccccaaaaaggAACTCTGgtcccattagcagtcactccccatttccccttcccctaACCTTTGTTAACCActaatatattttctgtctttaaagattggcctattctggacatttcatataaatggaattattataCATGGCCTTTTCTTTCAGTTAGCgttatattttcaaggttcatttatgGTGTAGGGTTACTTTTTATGGCCAGGTAACATTCCATTGTACCACATTGTGGCACAtgatgccacattttgtttatctgttcatcagttggtggacatttaggttgtttccagtttttaactattgttataaataatgctatggtaaacattcatgtacaagttttcgTGTGAACATAGGCTTTCAATTCTCTTGCATATATACCTATCTTGGCGTTTCCAGGAATTGTCAGGTCATACAGAAAGTccgtgtttaactttttaaggaactgtcaaactgttctccaaagcCTCTGTACCATTTTACGTTTTCACCAGCAATGATAGAGGCTTCCAGTTTTCCACAGCCTAGCCaacacttgtttttgtttgtcttttttattatagctatcctagtgggtatgaagtggtatcttatgattttgatttatatttccttaGTAACTAATGATGTCGAGCATCTTTTCGTGAGCTTACTGGACACTAGTATATCTTCTTGgagaatgtctattcaaattatatgcccattttttaattggagtttttgccttttattgctgcattttatgagttttaaaaatatattctgcatACTGGACCCttattggatttgatttgcaaatattttctccaattctgtgagttgtctttcCACTTTCATGACAGAATCATTTTGCAAAACgaaagtttttagttttgatgaagtcaatgtatctattttttagttttgatCCTTGTGCTTTaagtgtcatatctaagaaactatcAACTAATCtgaggtcacaaagatttactcatgttttcttccttgacttttttgttttagcttttatatgtaggtctttgatttattttgagataatttttgtatatcatgTGAGGTCATGTTACAAAATCAtgcttttgcatgtggctatccagttgtcctagcaccatttgttttttaaaaaaatattctttcacTCATTTAATTGTCTtgacacccttgttgaaaatcagttgatctTAAGtgaatgggtttatttctggcctctccatttattctattggtctatatgtctatccttatgccagtaccatacggtcttgattattgtagctttatagtaagttttacAATCAGGAAGTGTGAATCCTTCAACTTTACTCTTCTTctgcaaaattgttttggctattctgggtcccttgcatttacatatgaattttaggattggctCATCAATTTCTGCCAAAAGGACAACTGTAattttgataggcattgcatCAAATCTGTAGAATAATTTGGGAAGagttgccatcttaacaatactaAGTCCTCTGATCCATGAAACTGGGATATCTTTTCCatatatttaggtcttctttaatgtctttcaataatgttttgtcattttaatgtataaatattagtcttcttttgttatatttatgCCTAAATATCATATTCTTCTTGGTACTATTATAAGTggaattgttttctaaatttcatttttgaattattCATTGCAagtatatatagaaatacaactgatttttgcgtatatatatttttctttttttctcagacaaGTTAGAGAATGtgtattgattttgcatcctgaaactttgctgaacttACTAGATCTAAGTTTTTTttagattccttaggattttatatatacaagatcatgtcatctaaaaatagatggttttctttctttctaatctggaatccctttatttctttttcctccctgatttctctttcttagaacctttagtacaatgttgaataaacaTGGTACAGAGTGAATATTCCTGTCTTGTTCCCAATCTTGGGGGGAAAGATTTCAGTCTTTCACCTTTTAAGTGTGCTGTATGCTTTTGATAGATGGCCTTTATCATCTTGaggaaattcccttctattcctagtttgttgagtatttttgacATGATAtggtgttagattttgtcaaatgcttttttggcaTCTGTTGAGgtgaccatgtggtttttgtcctttgttctgttaatatggtataatatcacattgactgatttttatatgtgaaatcaactttgcattcctgggataaatcccactttgtcatggtgtataatactttttatttgttaCTATATTAtatttgatagtattttgttgaagatttttacatCTCCATTGATAAAGGATGTTGGTctgtagtgtttttgtttttgttttcttgtgatttctttgtctgttttttggaTTAAGGTAAtactagcctcatagaatgagttaggaagaattcccttctcatttgttttttagaagaatttttaaagggtaggttttaaaattctttcaatatttggtagcattcaccagtgaagccatctgggcctgggcTTCTCGTTGTGAgtttttttaattactaatttaACCTCTTTACTTGCTATAgatcaattttttatttcttcttgagtccatttcggtaatttgtgtctttctaggaatttgttcatttcacctAGGTTATCTTAATTTGTTGATATACAATTGCTCATAGTATTCCTTTATAATCCTTTTTGATTTCTTAATGCCAGTAGTTCTCcctccaatttcattctttattttcctgatttgagtctttttttttttcttggctagtCTAGCTAAAAAAAGGTttatcgattttgttgatcttttcaaagaaccaactcttggtgttgttgatttttctctattatttttctgttctctatttcatttcattcatttctgttctaatttttattactttcttccttctgcttgctttgattTTAGCTTGCTCTTCTGTCTAGTTGCTTCAGGTAAAAGATTAGGTTGCTGCTTTGAGATCTTCTTCTTTAATGTAGGTGATTAAAGCTATAAGTTTCATTCTAAGCACtgattttgctgcatcccataaattttggtatattgtgtttatatttttatttatctcaaaGTGTTTCTAATTTCCCTGGTAATTTCTTCTTTAACACAGCTGtcatttagaagtatgttgtttaatttctacatatttatgcATTTCCAAAATTTACCCCTGTtactaatttctaattttattccattatggtaaaagaacatatttttgtctaatttcagtccttttaaatttatgGATACTTGTTTATGGTCTAATATATAGTGTATCCTAGAGAATTCTGCATGTACACATGAGAGGAATATGTATTTTACtgctgttgggtggagtgttttataaatgtctgttaggtctagttgATTTATAGAGTCGTTTATGTCTACTgtttccttgctgattttctgtctacttgttctatCCATTTTTGAAAGTGAGattttgaagtctccaactattatggtttaattttctatttcttcatttaattctgtcattttttgcCTCACATTTTTTGAAACCCTAtagttaggtgcatatatatttataattgtagtATCTTCTTGATGGATTGACCTTCTTATCATTATAAGATGTCCTTTTTGTCTCTAGTAACAATTTTAGTCTTAACTCTATTTTGCCTGATATTTGTGTAGTCATTCCAGCTCTCTTTAGCTAGTTTTCAtggtatatgtttttatattctttcacTTTCAACCAACTTGTGTTTTTTAATCTGAAGTTTTTCTCctataggcagcatatagttggatcatgtgtttttaatccattctgccaatttctgccttttaattctgtttcatccatttacatttaatgtaattactataAAGTTAGATGTATGcctgccattttatttgttttctatttgtcttatgtcttttttcctctcttcatcAACTACCTTCTGTTGTGTTAAACAGATAATTTTAACTTTAGATTTATAATTGTTACTCTATGAAGTTCCCTTTTAAATCAGATAGATGGGGAGAAAGACATTTTTCTTAAGTAAACATTCCCTCTATTGATGCAAgtctttggttaatttccagagttctgaaaaagttgattctgaatatatttgccagttttcttgtttcttgttgcttttttcttttttcttttctttttgagagagagtcttgctctgtcacccaggctggagtgcagtggcacaatctcggctcactgcaacctccactgcccgggttcaagcaattctcctgcctcagcctcctgaatagctgggattacaggcatgtaccaccacacctggctaatttttgtatttttagtagagatgggatttcaccatattggccaggctggtctcgaactcctgacctcaggtgatccacctgccccagcctcccaaagtgctgggattacaggtgtgagccaccatgcccggccttgttgCTTTTTGGAGGAGAGAATTTTCAGAGGTTCTTACTCTGCCATGTATCAGTTTTAATGTGTGAGTTCTTTTATGGCTTCTGAGTTTGGTTCATTCTTTAAAGGGCTCTTTtctctctaaaattattttaactattcCTCAACAGTCTTTCAACTATTTTTTAGGCCAACTTTATCAAAATAGTATTTACATATAGGGAAATGCACCCGTTTTAGTGATAggtttttgacaaatatatatacctatgtaatcACTAGCACAATCATGATAGAGAACATTTCAACCAAAAAAGTTATTTCAGGTTCCTTTGTCATCATTCCCATTCCATCAGTACTCCCAGCTTTGGCACAAAATActctcattatttttttcattgtctttgtgttatttctcctttgtcattttttatttcactctTCTTAAGTTGCCTAACAGTgtctctttaatttcattttattttaaataatccgttcttttatgtattatattgtctttctcttttaaaattaactgaGTAAGATGCTTAATTGTTAAGAGTGTGAATTTTCCTCTGAGCACTTCTTTAACTGAATTCCAAAGGTTCTGATATAAGGAGGtcatctcaccatgttgcctgcaTTTGCTTTGCTTTATATTGCATGTGTTTCTTACTCTAAAATTTTGAATGGCAGTATTTTCATCTTAGAAGTTACTTTTACAACTGTGACTTTGGTTGGTATTCATAGACTTCCTATCATGATCAATGAtggaatttttatatttcctcttCCTCACCACTCAATTGATTGTTATCTTTCTTAGTATTTTCCTTTGTactcaaaagtaaaaatacactTTTTACTTCTGTCATGTTCTAAAAAGCTCTAAATATATTTAGACCATGGTGAGTTTTTCCAGAGGGTTCTTTTTAGTCTTTATTCTGCCCTTTTTTCTGCCACCTCTCCACTCCCCAGCAGGCAGTCCCTAGTCATTAGTTGATTGGTGGGCAAATTGGAGCCCAGGGCACACCGCTTGTCCTTCTTCCTGAGGTGCTTAGGCTAAGCTTAGGGCTCCTCCAGATGGTGAAAACCTCTTTATGCCTAGCTATTTGTGATTGTAACAAGACTGGGTTACTGAGCATTTCATCCCAATTTGGGCAAATACATACATCCCTTAGTATCTGTGGGGGATTAGTTCTAGAACCCCCTGTAGATaacaaaatccatggatgctcaagtcccttttataaaatggtgtagtatttgcatataaccacACATCTCCTcatacactttaaatcatctctagattacttaagatacctaatacaatataaatgttatatagttgttatactgtattgtatagggaataatgacaaggaaaagcTCTGTACATGTTAAGTACAGACAtaaccatttttttctaatatttaaagaaatatctaatgtttctttttttctaatatttttgatCCACGCTTGCTTAAATCTATGGATACAGAACCCATGGGTATGGAGGAATGACTATATTTTCAAACTgaacagtttcagaagaaatTCTGGCAAGTCCTTAAAGGCTCTTTCACCCCTAGCCTGGACTAGCTTTCATTTATACTTGACCATGGCCATTCCCTTACCAttcccttttccctcccctcAGTTCATTTCTCCATGGGGCCCTTCCCGGGCTCCAGAGTTTAGACCAAAGGAAACAGTGCTACCAGATGACCACCTAGTTAAGAGACAGCCAGCTCTGGTAAGACTGATGTCTGTAAAGGTCTTCTGGTGCTTGAAAATCCTTTGTCCTGCCAGGGAACAGACTTGGTGTCTATTTCCATTTCTGTCCTTATTCCTATTTCTTTCCAGTGCCATTTCTCACACACCATTTGTCCTGGGTCTCTTTTAACTTATCATTAATCTAACACCACCCCCGCCCTATCATATGCTTTCACATCATGTCACATATTCACAAGGTGCAGAGCAGAAAGGAGAAGAGCTTCCTTGACTCAAGCAAATGAATCTATACTTGGAGGCATCATGAGATAAGCAAAAAATACTTCTGAAGAAGACTTTTCAGCATCCCTTGAATCAAACTGCATTGTAGTGTTCCGACCAGGGAAGGAAGCCATTTTCCCACTGACGAGAGACAGGAGATCATACAGCACAAAATTTAGACCAGAGTCTTTTCCATTCACAGGCCAAGCAATTAGTCAAACTTGGGCAGTTTCCTTTCCCATTCAGCCATTAAGAGTTTGCACATCATTATTAGGGTTTATTTAGCCCAGTGTGTAATGGCAGAAGAACCAGTGGGGGAGTTGGGTGCAGGGAGGTCTTCCCCAAGACATCTCAGTCATGTCTGAGCATCACTTTCCCTAGTAAAGTTAGGACATTGGATTAGATCTTAAAGTCCCTGGTTGCTCAGATATCCTAAGGATCCTAGGGCATGAGCTGGCTGGCTGGATGCACAGAACCCCTAGGGATGGTCCTCGTGAGTTTAAAGTGTGATGAGCAGCTTAGCTGGATGGAGTCTGATTGTTAGGTGGATTCTGGGCTGGCCCACACGAGGTCCCTCCACCCTTGTTCCCTCCCGGGAAGATTACTGTGGCATATGTCACAGGCTTGGAGCAGACCAGGACCTTAGGAGGTAGAGGGGGCAATGAGGATGGAGCTGGGAGTGAAGGTTTTCCTGATGGGGAATCAAGAGGTAGGCTGGTGTAGGTGGTATTGTCAAATGAAGGTGGTGAGTCAAGCCTAATGTGTGGTACATCCAAAGGCAATTCAGCAGCCGGTCCAGAGTCACTGACGTGGTGGACCACTGAGGAGGGATTCTGTAACAAAAGCAGGCAAGTCAGGAATGCCTCCCTCTGCCCCAGAACTCCCTTTGGTGGGAAGCCCAGGACCACACTAGATCTATCTCTTGAATCCTGAGTATGTCAGTGGGCAAGAGGGCTTCATTGTGAAGATTTTCAAGCCCCAAGTTTCTCCCCAAATCTGGGAGGGTGGGATGCCAAGGGAGACCATTAGTGTCAAGTTTACAGCATTTAGGAAGAGGGTTTGGACCCCAACTAGGTCCCAGTCCTTTCTCCACCCCATCATCCTAGGACCTCTCAGTGAGTGAGATGAATGGAAAGTCTGGGGAATTTGGCTGCGGGCCTGCAGAGGCCTCTTACCATGCCTGAAACTCTGCTGCTCAGGAATCGGCCACAGACACCAAGCCTGTTCCCTGGCAGGACAGACAACAGCAGCATAGTCTGCTTCCGGGGCTGGCTCAGAGcccttccctcactcccttccttcaGAAGCCTCTGAAACCTCTTCACTACTGCAGACTCaccttccccactcccaccaccaaACCTTTACCCCTTCCATCTCCCCAGCCTGCCGTAAATCTCCCCACCCACTTACTGCTTCCAGAGCTCCCTTTAACCCACCTCAGCGCTCAGCCTACCTCCCGAGACCCTTTCCCCACCTTCTCCAATGCCTTTCCTCCCACTGCATTGCCCTACCCTTTCTAATTCCTGTCTTTCTGCAGACTGCTCCCATTgaatctccttccctcccctccatccCTCAGCCCTGGGAATTCTAGGATATGGGGGCCTTGAGACTTAAGCCCAGGCAAATCCATTTGTAGGGGGATTGGACCTAGACTCCTGGCCTCATCTGCACAACTGGTTGATACTGGAATGGTAGGGCCAGGCTGAGATAGGAAGATAGCCACCTACCTTGTTTCCTCTTGGCCATCACAGCAAACAGCACCACCGCTGCCACCAGCAGACCTACCAGGAGCACAGCACCCCAGATCAAGGGGATGCTGAGGAACAGAAAGGGATAGGCAGGCTTAGACCTGAAGCCTGTGGGGAGCTGCTGGCCAGGAGCCCTGGAGCAGTGACAGAAGGGTTACATTCTTGATTGGGAGAGGGAGATGAAATAGAATGAGGGGAGCTGACTGAGGTAGGGCAGAAGAGGGACTCATTAAGGTATCCTGGCTGAAGAATCACCAGCATGAAGGCACCATTGCTGACCCAGGACAGAGAAGTatgtatctgtctgtctgtctgtccagaAGTTCCCCAGAGGTGGGAAGAATCATAGGTTTTCCCCTTCGATTTAGTTTGGAGCTCTAAACAAGTCATTGTCTCCACCACCACCcttctcctggcctcccaaatccAATCCTGTCAGTACCTCTTCTCATCCTGGCTGGGTTCCAAAGGGTTGGCACTGCCTGCAGGGTCTGAGAATGCGTTCTCAGCCAGACTGCCAATCTTATGggtctcttcttcttcctctgtcaGGCCAGGAATGGAGTCAGAAGGAAACATTTAATGAGTGCATGCCCATATGGGCAGGCTTCAATATCCTGTTGAGGTCTGAGGGACTGGAGGAGTGGAGCCAAGGAAGGAGAGGACCCCAGGAAGAAACACAGAAAGGGGAGG
This DNA window, taken from Pan paniscus chromosome 5, NHGRI_mPanPan1-v2.0_pri, whole genome shotgun sequence, encodes the following:
- the TREML1 gene encoding trem-like transcript 1 protein isoform X1 codes for the protein MGPNLLLLLLLGLEGQGIVGSLPEVLQAPVGSSILVQCHYRLQDVKAQKVWCRFLPEGCQPLVSSAVDRRAPAGRRTFLTDLGGGLLQVEMVTLQEEDAGEYGCMVDGARGPQILHRVSLNILPPEEEEETHKIGSLAENAFSDPAGSANPLEPSQDEKSIPLIWGAVLLVGLLVAAVVLFAVMAKRKQGNRLGVCGRFLSSRVSGMNPSSVVHHVSDSGPAAELPLDVPHIRLDSPPSFDNTTYTSLPLDSPSGKPSLPAPSSLPPLPPKVLVCSKPVTYATVIFPGGNKGGGTSCGPAQNPPNNQTPSS